A genomic region of Pseudopipra pipra isolate bDixPip1 chromosome W, bDixPip1.hap1, whole genome shotgun sequence contains the following coding sequences:
- the LOC135406433 gene encoding alanine aminotransferase 2-like, with translation MDVRDGSPRAERGRSRRSGFRAGFLELVNIEEGVRELFQLAQSIPRPCVPGRILLDLLMDPPDPADPIARAVQEHRVSLCQALSRNARRVQDVLGSVPGIRCPAPAGGPRALLRVQGTDTDRALSLSRVRYRRSEELPEELPGVFPGVSPKELPGVFPGSHFGLEGGSHLGLSLLLPPQTLERVLLLLTRCQSPSQPE, from the exons ATGGATGTCCGGGATGGATCTCCCCGGGCTGAGCGCGGCCGTTCCCGCAGGAGCGGCTTCCGCGCGGGGTTCCTGGAGCTGGTGAACATCGAGGAGGGGGTTCGGGAGCTCTTCCAGCTGGCCCAGTCCATCCCCCGGCCCTGTGTGCCCGGCAGGATCCTCCTGGACCTGCTCATGGACCCACCGGACCCAGCAGATCCCATCGCGAGGGCggtgcaggag CACcgggtgtccctgtgccaggctctGTCCCGGAACGCTCGGAGGGTTCAGGATGTTCTGGGCTCTGTCCCCGGGATTcgctgcccggccccggccgggGGGCCCCGAGCCCTCCTACGGGTACAGGGCACGGACACCGACAGG gcACTGTCACTGTCCCGTGTTCGGTACCGGCGGTCGGAGGAGCTCCCGGAGGAGCTCCCGGGGGTGTTCCCGGGGGTGTCCCCGAAGGAGCTCCCGGGGGTGTTCCCGGGGAGCCACTTCGGGCTCGAGGGGGGCTCCCACCTGGG GCtgtcgctgctgctgccgccgcagACGCTGGAGagggtcctgctgctcctcacccgCTGCCAAAGCCCATCCCAGCCGGAATGA